The proteins below are encoded in one region of Shewanella putrefaciens:
- a CDS encoding PhnA domain-containing protein, which produces MTENELLSRCGGKCELCTSELELSIYDLPASDGRENEIMICETCSGQIAAPDTMDMNHWRCLNDSMWSPVPAVQVMSYRMLKRLNGESWAQDLLDMLYLEDDLKAWGDAEVAAAGDDVTPTLDSNGAVLNAGDTVVIIKDLNVKGTSFVAKRGTAVRNIALTSNPEHIEGRVNGTRIVILTCFVKKS; this is translated from the coding sequence ATGACTGAAAATGAACTGCTAAGTCGCTGTGGCGGCAAGTGTGAGCTCTGCACAAGCGAACTCGAACTTTCAATTTATGACTTACCCGCATCGGATGGTCGTGAAAATGAGATCATGATTTGTGAAACCTGTAGTGGCCAGATTGCTGCGCCAGATACCATGGACATGAATCATTGGCGTTGTCTGAACGACAGCATGTGGAGCCCGGTCCCGGCCGTTCAAGTGATGTCATACCGTATGCTTAAGCGCTTAAATGGTGAAAGCTGGGCGCAGGATTTGCTGGATATGCTGTATCTGGAAGATGACTTAAAAGCCTGGGGTGATGCCGAAGTTGCCGCAGCTGGTGACGATGTGACGCCAACGTTAGACAGTAACGGTGCCGTGCTTAACGCTGGCGATACTGTGGTTATCATCAAAGACTTAAACGTAAAAGGCACGAGTTTTGTGGCTAAGCGCGGCACAGCAGTGCGTAACATTGCCTTGACTAGCAACCCAGAGCATATCGAAGGTCGTGTTAACGGCACTCGGATTGTGATCTTGACCTGCTTCGTTAAAAAGTCTTAA